TGAACTCTTGTAAAGAATTGTGATATTTTTACTGCTTGCAGGACGgctgttcaatttttttttaataattaaaaaaactgattttttttgggggggtggcttGAGGGGCATTTGATAGAAGAGATGAGGTAATTGCAGCTGTCTGTGTGCTAATTTAGATTAGGTTTCTAACGGGACATGCtattaatgtcattttaatatCCACAAGTTACAACTGTGAACCTAAAATTAAGTTATTTTATTGTAGTTTTCCTGTGTGTTAAGAGATTTTAACAGATGCTTTTCAGTATTACTGTTGCCTATTCCTTACCCATGTATATAGTTGGATTTACTTGAGTATCTGTCTATTAAAGTTATTCCACATTACAGTAATGGGGAGGCTTGATATACGTTCCAGACTACCGGTACATTTTAGAGGTTTCCATTCCCTCACATAGACATTGGTACAGCTGTCAAGTTTATTTGTGCTCTTAATTTACACTCACGCACAAATGTACAGCCATGGATGACTTATTCTAAATAACATCAATAATGCCAGAATGTGACTgtatttcagaaaaatgtttagcttctttatTGCTGGAGTATGGGTGATGGCTGCCAAGAGAGCCTTTTGCAGTTTCAGGATCGTAACAAATTGAGGTGCAGTTAAAATTAAGAAGGTCACAAACCTTGTACACTCAATAAAACAGTAGGTTGTCTCTCTGCTATGCATTCACACTCAAGGGTtgtttttatggggggggggcactcttTGCCACTTGGCGTGATCTCTAACTACATTACTATACACGCCTTTGTCTCatgatcagaatcagatgcaGGCATTTGGTAGGCATAGAGTAAATAATAGCAATCTAGAAGTGCGTGTGTATGCGCATGCATTATTGTCAAGTGGctaaaaatacattgtaaatTGCCTTTCTCTTCTGTTTGTCTCTCTTTTAGACTCCACTTGCCTAGTGCGACCCCCCTGACACAGAAAGGTATGTCCCCACACACACCACTCCCCACACAAGCCACATTTCCACCAAGTGGTACAGTTTAGTCCTTCTTGCCACTTTTTTCATAGCCGGATGTCATTGTGATAGCGTCAGTCACATAAATAGTGTGTCAGTATACTTGTGCTGCTATAAAAATACACTGGTTTAAAATCCCTCCCTTGTAATCCACACTacggcattttttaaaatgggacatttttgtttcattccatTTGTGTTGTTGGACCGTAGTGACAATTCTCTGTTGAACAATCAACAGAAAGCAATATGTCTCGCCCAACTCGATCATGACTGCTGTGCGCCGCCACCtccaacttttattttattacaaacGTTGATGTCGCTTTAAGACTGAAAACACAAATTGCATAGCATGCAGAATTTAATTACACGTACTTGTGGGAAATGTGGTTTAGATTAGGATGGACCAAATATCAGTTAACCGGAGTGTGTTTGTTTATACACAGCTCAGCAAATGTCAACCATAATAAAACACCAGGGTGTAAAAAGCAGCCTTGCAGCCAGAGCCACACATTCAGAAAAGCAAAACGGATGCAGTCATCTGTAAATGCCAAAAGGTTCCTTTGCATTTGCTCTTTATTCTCTATAGGCATCTGTCAGATTGCTTTTGAAAAGTTCCTCTGAGGACACATGGGGCTCTGTCACTGCTCTAAACATACCTACAGTTTGTGTTCACTAATCATAAACCAGGAATACATTTTATATAGTGGAGTAACTGCTGGATGCTTTACTGATTATCACATTTCGAAGGCcttaaaataaaagctcagattttattttcacaaaaattaaatttcagattttaatcatccccccccctcccaacacTTCTAGAAAGACAAAATTATAATCCACACGTAAATCACaccatgattttatttttttacagttgcattttttttttttggccattaACATGCATCGTCATAATATAAATAGTTCTCTAAGGATACAGCAAACTCACACTTATTCACAGTTGGTGAGACACAAATTCAcccatcagactttttttttttttctttcaagttgATAGACTCCTCAAGCAGAGATTGGAATACACAGTTTAGTTTGGATTATACAGAGACATTTTGGGCAATTGCATGTTTCCAAATTTGTATGTAGGTATTGTGGAAGACCCTTTATATATGATCCAGGATGACTGTGGCTCAAGTTCATCATGGTGTACTTGGGtgagtttggtgtggaagaacaTCTTTACGATAGACAACAACAGCTGTTGAGACCCACTCCAAGATTCAATATCAGTGAAGTCAGACTCCAGAAATATTCGTCTTCTTCTGAGTGGACAAAATCCTCACAGTCACAATCCAAAATCTTTGCCAAAAGACGTTCCACAAGCATGAATATGGAAGGTGTTACGGCTGCCAAGGGTAGAACAACATATTTCTTTCCACATTCACTTCCTGCAAGTGTCCAACTACTTTATTATGTCTAAGGCGTTGTATGCTGCGGATCTGTGACAAATCTTCCCTGTGATTGAGAAAGTAGCAACTACACTATTCCTGTCTTGATCTAGTTAGGAGTAATAGCCGGAAGGACAGTTATATCTACAGTATGAGAGTTTTAATCTTCCAAATTTGAAATGGGAAGCAGACCTTGGGCCGCAAAGATCTTAGACGTCTGCGTCACAGACATCATTGCACAGTGTACTTGTAACTCCAGCTCAGGCTTAGTGGATGATAGCACAGGGTTGATTTTGCATAGGAGTGATGAGAGGCAAGCTGGGGAGAGTCATTATCTCTGAGTGAGAGATGGTACCTAACAGCCTGTGGAGTGAATGCAAGATGACTTTTATATAACTTGTAATGCATCAAAACATACATCGCCTGCTCCAATCAGTTTGCCTCCATTGTACATGATCTGGTATTTACAGTCTAATATTCCAAGCATTTCCATGTAATTATGAAGATGCCTGGAAAAGTAGGGACTTGATTCTGAGATTACACAGGGTGTCCATAAAGTGTCTttacaaccaaccaaccaatttATTTCTAAAGCAAATTAATAGAAACATTTGTGGAAATAAATTAtcacaaaatttgaaattttgttcttAAGCctgtatccattcatccatccatctaccgcTTTCctgggtcgggtcgtgggggcagtagctttgaCATGTACTCAGACTTCCCTGACccgagccacttcatccagctcttctggagggatacCGAGGCGTTCCTAGGCTAGCCGATAGACATGGACACTGCACTCTCAGAGCGCAGTGAGAGCACCGTGAATTTCCAAACGTATCCTAGATATGGGGCATAGTATCAATACAGTCAGGTACAAGTCAATAccattttaatatgattttAATTGATACATTTACCCCCAGAATACTAACTTCCTGAGGGCAGATAAATCCATTTAGATCGTAGGAAAATAACTCTATACGTCAGTCTAATGCATTAAATGTTACACCATACCGGTATGTATACGTATTGATTGTAAAGTGTGTAGTAGTAAAGTCAAGTACTCCCCCACAGTTTCTCACTGCTGAACAAATTGCACTTGACTAACTGGGATTAAGAAGTacagtgtgtgtgcgcgtttgtgtgtgtgtgtgtttgtgtgtgactgAAAGGAGAAATCCTTCTTTTTGTCTGTCTGAAACATGAGGTCTCCTGGGATGTTTTAAAATTCTCTCTGGAATGTGCGCAGGGTGGTGGAGGGTGGATGGCCGTGTGGTTTAGCTTGTCACCATACATATACAAGGAATGTCAatattgtgtgtattttagtAATGGATCcatctttcttccttccttcctttcttccttccttccatacAGAATACCtgaaaaatgcagattttcagATTATATCATTGTCTCAGGGTTGCGTGTTCTCCATCTTTCTTTTCTGACATCTTCTGCTAGTGTAGTTACATGTAACAGAAATGCAGCAAGACAACATTCACTCACTTAATTTAGATGCTATTTGATTTACCTTCTCCCTTATACCTCATTCACAATTTATAACAGCCATAACCAAACAATGTGAGGTTTTGTATGACACCATCAGTGTCGTACTCATAATAAAAAGTTCATAGGGATATTATCCATGGTAGACGATGAAAAGTAAACAGAGCTGACTTGCAGatcaaacaaattaaattatGCATAGGCGTAGGGGTGTGCTGCCgctgtgttatttggaatatCTCCTACAGATCAAGGTGTTTCTGAATATTCTGCTTCAGCAAAGTCTGAAAAACTTATGACTGCCTGTTTCCctggtcattttttaaaaaatgttttatgcaggATGGTGATGGAGGAGGGGGGCCAAACAGAGAGAAGAAGAGTGGATAGGCTGGCTGAAGGAGCATCGAGAAGCCAGATTCTGGTGGAGCTTGGTGAGTGGACTGAGCTTGTGTGGCATTTTTATAAAGCGGCTGAAGTGAGTTTCTTTAACATTTATGTTTTGTCACAGCGGACCAGAACCTTGATGGAATTTGTCTCTCTACATATCGAACAGCCTGCAAGCTTAGATTCATACAGAAGAGATGTAACTgtaagttttaaaaataaagaaaataaaaaataagggtACCTACAATTTGCTTGAAATCTTTGTTTTCCATCATTTATTTCCCTTGCAGTGCATCTTATCGACATATACAACGTGATTGAAGCAGTGCGTGACGCTGGTCTGAACGCCGTGGAATTAAATGCTGGCATTTCTGTGACCAGGGTGGAGAACCTGGTGTCTTCCCTCTTTAACCAGCTCAGCAAGCGCCTCCCCACCACCCACCGTATTAAGCCACGAGAGAGTACTGTTCTGTTTGTTGAGTTCATACTGGCTGCCATTGAGAGGTAAAGGAGGaatctttttcatatttttcatatctCAGGATTTGTCCGGGTTGTTTTatgtaaaaattacaaatgcagtgctgtgaaaaagtattgggaccCTTCTCAAATTCTGTTTTTGCAGAGTTTCTGCACTTTAAGATGATCAAACActtaaatatcagacaaatattagccaagtgaacttaaaatgttgtttttaaatgatttccaattactaaggaaaaaataaaaacaattcataGTTACTTGGCCCTGTTTAGAAAAACCAAAGTCTTGTGGAATCAGCAGTTGATTGTGCCTCATCACaatttttggttcattttcactgaGCACACCCAATCTTAATAATCTCCAAACCGGATCTAAACAATTTTTCTCCTAACAAAATCatatctggggaaaaaaacatctaaaaaaagccgcaaaaaaatgacataatctGAAGAAATTCCAGAACAGTTGATATAAATTCATTGACGTTGTCTCTCATGTGTTTCAGTGAACCCGAGGGCCGACTAACAGTGTTCTCGGTGAAGGCGATTCTGGCTGTGCTCTGCGGAGGGAAACTAGTGGACAAACTGCGCTGTAAGTACCAGCAAACACTGTCCGAACAAGTGATTGATTAAGATTTTCAGGGGCTTTGTTGACATTGTCTGTGGGggacctttaaaaatgtaaccgcTTTAAAATTGACACAATGACTGTtgactgttttaaatgtttgtgatttgtgtattatttttaaattcaatgcacattcaatcaaattatttttcttaattgCCAATTTGAGGTCTTTGGTATGTCTCAGGCCTATGAgattatatactgtatctatACATTTTCCATCGCGTTCTGAGAACTGTCTTCTTACATTTTTATGACGGACACTGTGACAGTTGAGCATGTTGTCCTTATTTGTGTTTGcttttaatatttgaaaaagcTGAATTCCAGCACATACTTTCCTGTATGAAAATAATGAATGCACTTTATACATAAGTGCCATCTTGTGGGAAATGAATGTTACTGCTCCAATTTTGTCATGCAAACTTAATCTGTGTGTGCGCAGATGTGTTTTCTCAGGTCTCCGACTCCAGCGGTGTGATGGTCCTGTCCAAATTTGACCATTTTCTGATGGAGGCTCTCAAGTTGCCATCAGCTGTCCATGAACAACCATCCTTTGGCTACACAAACAACATGGTTCGCTCCTGTTTCCCGCAACAGGTACAAGCTGCAAATCATTCTACAAGAATCAAATTGCAATGTAAACAATAAGATTCTGTATGCCCATTTATATTTGGgtcttttattttaactgttGAAACAGTTTGGTTGTAATCGTTTTTGTAGAAGAGGGTTATGCTCAACATGTTCCTGGACATCATATCTGACCCTCCTCCATGTCTCGTCTGGCTGCCCCTCATGCATCGGCTTGCCAACGTGGAAAACGGTAGACAGAATTACGCATTCTATTTTGTAATGTAATTGATGTTGGGTTCCAActactgatttttttcaatcattgattaatctgtacatttttatcaattcatcgattaattttattttttaaaactccaACACCTTATTCAAAAAcaggacattatttcaaatcaaCTGTACAGAAAATGCTCAAGCATAAATTAATTACGATTCAGTTGCTGGTGGTTGCATTAACATGTCAGTTTCGAGTCAAAAATATTGAtcgttttccaaagtaaaaaatgtttgcaatttttttttcattttgatgaagCACAAAGACAATCAGTCCGCTTtgtcattattgttgttttcctttcggcttgtccctttcggggtcgccacagcgtatcatctcagatgaacgcatatatatgtttggcacaatttttacgccggatgcccttcctgacgcaacccttctcgggaagtggaggccccagtgggatacgaacccacatcccctggtttaccaaaccagtgctctaaccactgagctacggggcctctccgCTTTGTCattatattaaataaaattttatatttatttattcaataacATAATAAAGTTTAATTACTGATCAGAATATGCAGTTCTTTGATGTGGCATACCGCAAGATTATATTTGTAATCACTATGAAATTGATTGTGTTTTAagcagtttttgtgtttttcttagcTTTTAccattctttcttctttttttcctcccagtcCATCATCCCATCTCATGTTCCTACTGTCGTAGTGACGGTATGACAGGCTTCCGTTATCGCTGTCTCCGTTGCAGAGGATACCAGCTCTGCCAGAATTGCTTCTGGCACGGCAATGCCAACGGGTCTCATAGCAGCCAGCAtcagatgaaggagcactcatCCTGGGTGAGTCACGACGGTTGAAGGAGCAAAGGTTGTTTCTTATAGTGTACAAATTAACCGTAATAAAATGCTGttattgtttgaaattacatattatattttttatacttatatattatattatatttatatattttctacAGTTACAGTTATAGATATAGTTAGTTAGCATTACTGAgagtagtagtttttttttgtgaggagtCGGGGGGGCTTCTCTCATCCGGTGAGCTGCAACACCGAACAAACTGAGGAAGAAAGACGTCATTAACCATAGAAGAaatcaagaacaaaaaaaaggaagtgaatATAAGAGCTACGAAGTAAAAGAATGTTAGACGGCTGTTGCAGACCTATGGTGCTACAAAGCACAATGGAAAGCAGCCCAGATGACTGCAatatttatttctaatttaaagGAGGTTATGGCAGAAGTACAGCACTTTATCACTTTTTTTATAAGACTCcagatgcatccatccatccatcccaaaTAAATTCAATAAGAGAACTTAGGGTCCTATATGCAGAGAATGCAGGGGAAAAGTCACCGTAAAGGAGTACAAcgtttacttttttcattttcctgatAATCACTCAAAATTGTTCACTTAGCTTGTCTTGAACAATTTTGGTAAGGATTGGACAAGTTTGATGTTAAATATAGTCATAGTTATTAAAAGTAAATTTTGTGGAGCCTTGCATGAATGAACATTAATTATAGTTGTTTAGTAATTTAGTCGAATTATGCTGTGCTGTGTGTGTGGACAAACCTTTTCACAAGATAgaatattaatttttaatgttttgttattATGCATGATACTATGGAAGATTTGGATCAGAAGTTGCATTAAAGCCTTTTCAAAAAAGTTCAATATGAGCACTCACTATTTGGCATCTTTGCGCATCCCCTCCAGTCCTTTAGGTGGTGGTATTATGCCTTTCCGGCCTACCTTGGACGCTATTAGTACagataaatgcatttttaaaatccagCATTTTTACATAATTAAGACTTCTTCCTTAACCCAATGCTTTACACTGTTTTGGAACATAGATTTTCTAATTTTTcttctgaacaaaaaaaaataatgtaaacactTAGGACCAAAAACACATTGTATGGCAGCGATGTTAATGTTATGGATGGTGCACATCGTTTTCAGTCGTATAATATACCACTAGTGTAAAGATTGAGGAGTCACTGACAAATATGCACTATTGTTTTTCCTCTACACATAAATTGCAGATATACACTGTATAATGTATActcagcgattggctggcaaccacttcagggtgtacccagcctcgtGCCTGATAATAGCTGACATAGGCCCcatcactcccgtgacccttgtgaggataagcagctcataaaatggatggatgggtgaatattGTATACTGTAGGCCTATTTGTTATTCACATAGTGCTGTATAATTTAGAAACCGTGATGGttatctttttaaaattgaCGTAAAGGTGAAACGGGATCTTCCGCGGACAAACCCTTCATAGCactgttggtttgtttttatgtagaGGTCACCTGCAACAAAACTTGGTCGAGCCCTGGGCAGAACTCTGGGTTGTGTATCGTCCAGGGAACCCTCCCACCCAGTTTACCCAGAAGAACCTGAGAGGACCCTAAATCTCGCTAACATAGTGTAAGACTCACACACACCATTTCATAATCATGAGTTGAACATACATCCCAATAAGTCTCTTTCAGCGTATGTCAAACTGGGTCGTTTATATGAATCGTATTGATCCGGTGACTTTTTCCTCTGAAAGGGGTGCATTGCTATCGTCATGGGCTGTTTCATACAACGGCATCTGTATCCATTCCACACGTCCACCATCCACAGACAGATGTAATCTCTGAATATTACTGCCCAGCTGACTAATATGTGAGAGCATAGGCCTGAAGTTCTGTCTGTGTGCTTGGGACCTGCTTTAGATAGATGTGTATTTTTGCGTGCTGCGGGTCATGGGTCGCGTCATCCatccgcaaagttgcagaagtctcattcaatgacctccaagtggtcgccatattggcttcaTTTActctccgtgacgtcaccccggacattagccattgaaaacacgctgtggcccctactgtaggaccCGCCGCTttagacacggaagctcttttcgaagaaaacatctcacaaccaagtcaAGTGTCCAGGGCAACattactctattgtttcgagccatatttagacaacatgcggatcacggccaaacctcctcACTGCCCTATCCACCTCCACGCGGCGGTGAAaaacgcccacttccgcggcggacatgagcAGTCACggtgacgagccaccccggccggcaAGGCCGGTAGAGATCCAtaaggcctgcggaggctgtccttcagcggctgctgcatggaagccttccgatgcgcacattgacacatttagcaacccagatttatggattacgccgcccccccaactattgtttttttagtagctgtataaacacccacctatcatttggaacccacaaaacttTTCCTTTgcaccgtgcaatccatttttcacaacgaaccaggtctcttgcaaatttatgaagggtaaatccatcctcctgagtgtttgagcaatgtccagcaatacaacgagtcggcattttggctaacacgaaagaacaacgagctaccttcccggaggtgaaactaatagaaacaaacgagtccacttaagggcggtcctgccatgtacgtcacttcctgcttcttctcgaaaacaaatccctgagaggattttcatggcgggagttacaaaaagctgtatacgtcaaaatcatgttttgtcgtggggaaaaaaacgcatgggtccatgtcagctgaggtttttttcattaataacatactaaaaatcatgcatttcatgacagtggctctTTAAAATTCAGGACATCAAAATTTACTTGAgtggtgtaaatgttttttgcataaagacaaTTTTTTACTCTTATCGTACTTCCAGATtacttaatttattttaaaatctaaaTAATTCTGTGTGGAGGCCAAGATAATCCCTCTTGACCtgccaacattttgttttggtgaGGGGGGTGAGAGAGATATTAAtaattacttatttattttttgacagaTGTAATATTCCTTCAGAATGTGTTGCTTTAAACTGAATATAGCTGCCTAGAGAAGGTCCTTTTAGATGTAGCCCAACCCACATCATCAGCCAATCCCACACAGTTGGGAGATTTCATAACACTCAATAATCAGCCACATTCATATGGGCAATGGAATCTGTCTCAGTATGATACTGATACAACGGGCATTATTGCATTATTACAGTATACCCACTCTGGAAGCACAAAATATTATTGCAAAAGTGACACTTCAGTCTGCCTGTCAGTTGTCAATTTTCTGAAAAAGAGGTTACTTTTCATTGACAGATGTAAATTATTTCTCACAGTTAAACTCTCATCAACTTTTGTGTTATTTATTACCTGGATCGTTACATGTTCACAGAACATGCGGGTAGCTTTAGGGAAACAAATTCAACCAACCCTTTAGTTGGCTCCGCCCCCTGTGGCTGCATTCACAGTGTTTGATTTTCCGAACATCAGCAGATGGGTTCATTGCATGCCTCCCAGCATTGAGATTTTATTTAGGCCAGCACAGGGCCACTGTACTTTGCTGTGAGTATGCACATAGCAAGGCAGCATCAGGTCATGTTCTTTCTCAATCTTCATCTTTTACAGGGTTTCACTTTAGTTGCTCGTCTTTCTT
This genomic window from Syngnathoides biaculeatus isolate LvHL_M chromosome 23, ASM1980259v1, whole genome shotgun sequence contains:
- the LOC133496355 gene encoding dystrobrevin beta-like isoform X6; this translates as MVMEEGGQTERRRVDRLAEGASRSQILVELADQNLDGICLSTYRTACKLRFIQKRCNLHLIDIYNVIEAVRDAGLNAVELNAGISVTRVENLVSSLFNQLSKRLPTTHRIKPRESTVLFVEFILAAIESEPEGRLTVFSVKAILAVLCGGKLVDKLRYVFSQVSDSSGVMVLSKFDHFLMEALKLPSAVHEQPSFGYTNNMVRSCFPQQKRVMLNMFLDIISDPPPCLVWLPLMHRLANVENVHHPISCSYCRSDGMTGFRYRCLRCRGYQLCQNCFWHGNANGSHSSQHQMKEHSSWRSPATKLGRALGRTLGCVSSREPSHPVYPEEPERTLNLANIVPSQPIASPSPAMLLSSSAPESIKSSIPIHSRQDEEHQLIARYTSRLAETESSGVIPTRSINFDVNKQKRELIAQLESKNREILAEIKRLRSEHDAVCQPSPEKGSTNPTLLAELRLLRQRKDELEQRMSALQESRRELMVQLEGLMKLLKAQAAGSSHAFPSRPNPSPGRSVGTASPQMYSPQDSLAGVGGNVQEAFAQGPRRNLRNDLLVAADSITNTVSSLVKELHSDDGREEEERLLNGKDRAG
- the LOC133496355 gene encoding dystrobrevin beta-like isoform X3, yielding MVMEEGGQTERRRVDRLAEGASRSQILVELADQNLDGICLSTYRTACKLRFIQKRCNLHLIDIYNVIEAVRDAGLNAVELNAGISVTRVENLVSSLFNQLSKRLPTTHRIKPRESTVLFVEFILAAIESEPEGRLTVFSVKAILAVLCGGKLVDKLRYVFSQVSDSSGVMVLSKFDHFLMEALKLPSAVHEQPSFGYTNNMVRSCFPQQKRVMLNMFLDIISDPPPCLVWLPLMHRLANVENVHHPISCSYCRSDGMTGFRYRCLRCRGYQLCQNCFWHGNANGSHSSQHQMKEHSSWRSPATKLGRALGRTLGCVSSREPSHPVYPEEPERTLNLANIVPSQPIASPSPAMLLSSSAPESIKSSLAAAQRMNEEHALIAAYVNRLQRSPRIPIHSRQDEEHQLIARYTSRLAETESSGVIPTRSINFDVNKQKRELIAQLESKNREILAEIKRLRSEHDAVCQPSPEKGSTNPTLLAELRLLRQRKDELEQRMSALQESRRELMVQLEGLMKLLKAQAAGSSHAFPSRPNPSPGRSVGTASPQMYSPQDSLAGVGGNVQEAFAQGPRRNLRNDLLVAADSITNTVSSLVKELHSDDGREEEERLLNGKDRAG
- the LOC133496355 gene encoding dystrobrevin beta-like isoform X1 — protein: MVMEEGGQTERRRVDRLAEGASRSQILVELADQNLDGICLSTYRTACKLRFIQKRCNLHLIDIYNVIEAVRDAGLNAVELNAGISVTRVENLVSSLFNQLSKRLPTTHRIKPRESTVLFVEFILAAIESEPEGRLTVFSVKAILAVLCGGKLVDKLRYVFSQVSDSSGVMVLSKFDHFLMEALKLPSAVHEQPSFGYTNNMVRSCFPQQKRVMLNMFLDIISDPPPCLVWLPLMHRLANVENVHHPISCSYCRSDGMTGFRYRCLRCRGYQLCQNCFWHGNANGSHSSQHQMKEHSSWRSPATKLGRALGRTLGCVSSREPSHPVYPEEPERTLNLANIVPSQPIASPSPAMLLSSSAPESIKSSLAAAQRMNEEHALIAAYVNRLQRSPRSIPIHSRQDEEHQLIARYTSRLAETESSGVIPTRSINFDVNKQKRELIAQLESKNREILAEIKRLRSEHDAVCQPSPEKGSTNPTLLAELRLLRQRKDELEQRMSALQESRRELMVQLEGLMKLLKAQAAGSSHAFPSRPNPSPGRSVGTASPQMYSPQDSLAGVGGNVQEAFAQGPRRNLRNDLLVAADSITNTVSSLVKELHSDDGREEEERLLNGKDRAG
- the LOC133496355 gene encoding dystrobrevin beta-like isoform X4, with the translated sequence MVMEEGGQTERRRVDRLAEGASRSQILVELADQNLDGICLSTYRTACKLRFIQKRCNLHLIDIYNVIEAVRDAGLNAVELNAGISVTRVENLVSSLFNQLSKRLPTTHRIKPRESTVLFVEFILAAIESEPEGRLTVFSVKAILAVLCGGKLVDKLRYVFSQVSDSSGVMVLSKFDHFLMEALKLPSAVHEQPSFGYTNNMVRSCFPQQKRVMLNMFLDIISDPPPCLVWLPLMHRLANVENVHHPISCSYCRSDGMTGFRYRCLRCRGYQLCQNCFWHGNANGSHSSQHQMKEHSSWRSPATKLGRALGRTLGCVSSREPSHPVYPEEPERTLNLANIVPSQPIASPSPAMLLSSSAPESIKSSLAAAQRMNEEHALIAAYVNRLQRSPRSIPIHSRQDEEHQLIARYTSRLAETESSGVIPTRSINFDVNKQKRELIAQLESKNREILAEIKRLRSEHDAVCQPSPEKGSTNPTLLAELRLLRQRKDELEQRMSALQESRRELMVQLEGLMKLLKAQAAGSSHAFPSRPNPSPGRSVGTASPQMYSPQDSLAGVGGNVQEAFAQGPRRNLRNDLLVAADSITNTVSSLVKELHSDDGREEEERLLNGKDRG
- the LOC133496355 gene encoding dystrobrevin beta-like isoform X2, with protein sequence MVMEEGGQTERRRVDRLAEGASRSQILVELADQNLDGICLSTYRTACKLRFIQKRCNLHLIDIYNVIEAVRDAGLNAVELNAGISVTRVENLVSSLFNQLSKRLPTTHRIKPRESTVLFVEFILAAIESEPEGRLTVFSVKAILAVLCGGKLVDKLRYVFSQVSDSSGVMVLSKFDHFLMEALKLPSAVHEQPSFGYTNNMVRSCFPQQKRVMLNMFLDIISDPPPCLVWLPLMHRLANVENVHHPISCSYCRSDGMTGFRYRCLRCRGYQLCQNCFWHGNANGSHSSQHQMKEHSSWRSPATKLGRALGRTLGCVSSREPSHPVYPEEPERTLNLANIVPSQPIASPSPAMLLSSSAPESIKSLAAAQRMNEEHALIAAYVNRLQRSPRSIPIHSRQDEEHQLIARYTSRLAETESSGVIPTRSINFDVNKQKRELIAQLESKNREILAEIKRLRSEHDAVCQPSPEKGSTNPTLLAELRLLRQRKDELEQRMSALQESRRELMVQLEGLMKLLKAQAAGSSHAFPSRPNPSPGRSVGTASPQMYSPQDSLAGVGGNVQEAFAQGPRRNLRNDLLVAADSITNTVSSLVKELHSDDGREEEERLLNGKDRAG
- the LOC133496355 gene encoding dystrobrevin beta-like isoform X5, producing MVMEEGGQTERRRVDRLAEGASRSQILVELADQNLDGICLSTYRTACKLRFIQKRCNLHLIDIYNVIEAVRDAGLNAVELNAGISVTRVENLVSSLFNQLSKRLPTTHRIKPRESTVLFVEFILAAIESEPEGRLTVFSVKAILAVLCGGKLVDKLRYVFSQVSDSSGVMVLSKFDHFLMEALKLPSAVHEQPSFGYTNNMVRSCFPQQKRVMLNMFLDIISDPPPCLVWLPLMHRLANVENVHHPISCSYCRSDGMTGFRYRCLRCRGYQLCQNCFWHGNANGSHSSQHQMKEHSSWRSPATKLGRALGRTLGCVSSREPSHPVYPEEPERTLNLANIVPSQPIASPSPAMLLSSSAPESIKSLAAAQRMNEEHALIAAYVNRLQRSPRIPIHSRQDEEHQLIARYTSRLAETESSGVIPTRSINFDVNKQKRELIAQLESKNREILAEIKRLRSEHDAVCQPSPEKGSTNPTLLAELRLLRQRKDELEQRMSALQESRRELMVQLEGLMKLLKAQAAGSSHAFPSRPNPSPGRSVGTASPQMYSPQDSLAGVGGNVQEAFAQGPRRNLRNDLLVAADSITNTVSSLVKELHSDDGREEEERLLNGKDRAG